The Pseudomonas entomophila genome segment TAGGGCTGATGGTGTTGGCCGGTGGCGCGATGGCGGCAGGCAAGCCGTGCGAGGAGCTCAAGGCGGAGATTGCAGCGAAGCTGGATGCCAAGGGTGTGAAGGGTTACACACTGGAGATCGTCAAGAAGGGCGAGCCGGCGGGCAAGGTGGTTGGCACCTGCGAGGCTGGGCGCAAGGAGATTGTCTACCGGCGTGGTTGATGCGGTGGATGCTTCGCGGCTAAAGCGCTCCTACAACGACACTGCCGTCTGGAGGAACGGCTTTAGCCGCGAAGCAAGCGACGCGGTGAGTAGCACCGGCTACGCTGGTGTTCGCGGCTGAAGCCGCTCCTGCACCTTCAGGGCCTGTGCCATCAGCTCATAGGACCTGACCCGGTCGGCATGCTCATACAGGTCACTGGTGAAGATCAGCTCATCCGCGCCGGTCTGCTCCAGCAGCACCTCCACCTTGGCCCGCACTTTCTGGGGGCTGCCGATCATCGCCAGCCCCAGGAAACTGCTCACCGCATCTCGTTCGTGAGGTAGCCACAGGCCGTTCATGCTTTCGACTGGCGGGCGCTGTATCAGGCTCTGGCCACGGATCAGCGCGAGGATGCGCTGGTACACCGAGGTCGCCAGGTACTCGGCCTTCTCGTCGGTCTCGGCCACCACCATTGGGATCCCAAGCATGACGTAGGGCTTGTCCAACGTCGTCGAGGGCTTGAAATGGTCGCGGTAGATGCGGATGGCTTCGTGCATGTAGCGCG includes the following:
- a CDS encoding DUF1161 domain-containing protein, whose product is MKKLMLAVGLMVLAGGAMAAGKPCEELKAEIAAKLDAKGVKGYTLEIVKKGEPAGKVVGTCEAGRKEIVYRRG